Proteins co-encoded in one Yamadazyma tenuis chromosome 1, complete sequence genomic window:
- the HEM4 gene encoding uroporphyrinogen-III synthase (COG:H; BUSCO:EOG092634MM; EggNog:ENOG503P1VK) — MTNFLKEQMQKYKVIIITSQRAVECLQQCIESKDIEEHLRDQILDIPVYTIGPSTHEYLTNIGFRNIIGKESGNGHKLSNLILNEVKDEPIIYFTGEIRKDIIPNNMINNGKNFSEFPVYATRECADVDAIQGLREESSWVIFFSSQGTQNIVNHIKNKNYKVGVIGPTTNEYLIQNGITADLVCEAPTADSLLRQIDQYEKN, encoded by the coding sequence ATGACTAATTTCCTAAAAGAGCAAATGCAAAAATACAAAGTCATCATTATCACTAGTCAGAGAGCAGTAGAGTGCTTGCAGCAATGTATCGAATCAAAAGACATAGAAGAGCATCTTAGAGACCAAATACTCGATATTCCTGTTTATACCATTGGTCCTAGCACCCATGAATACTTAACAAACATAGGTTTCAGGAATATCATAGGAAAAGAGTCTGGAAATGGTCATAAACTAAGTAATTTAATCTTGAATGAAGTCAAGGATGAACCAATAATATATTTTACTGGAGAAATCAGAAAGGATATTATACCGAATAATATGATAAACAATGGCAAGAACTTTTCAGAGTTCCCTGTTTATGCCACAAGGGAATGTGCCGATGTTGATGCAATTCAAGGCCTTAGAGAAGAGAGTAGTTGGGTCATTTTCTTCAGTAGCCAGGGAACACAAAATATCGTTAATCATAtaaagaacaagaactaCAAGGTAGGAGTCATTGGTCCTACCACCAACGAATACttgattcaaaatggtATTACAGCAGACTTGGTTTGTGAAGCACCTACAGCAGATTCGCTTTTGAGacaaattgaccaataTGAGAAAAACTAA
- the ACS1 gene encoding acetyl-CoA synthetase (COG:I; EggNog:ENOG503NUTI), which produces MVESHVTLDHEKMQLPPDGFKERSTEKPNLASFEEYQTLYKESVEDPSSFFGKMGSKFLDWERPFDLARYPVSTENDFKHGDIPSWFINGKLNASYNTVDRWAFKNPNKPAIIYEGDEPDQGRIITYGELLKDVSKMAQCLTKLGVKKGDSVAVYLPMIPEAIVTLLAIVRIGAIHSVVFAGFSSSSLKDRILDANSKIVVTADESKRGGKTIETKKIVDDALKQCPDVTNVLVFKRTGNSHVPFFEGRDLWWHNEMDKYGPYFPPVPVDSEDPLFLLYTSGSTGKPKGVQHNTAGYLLGAMLTTKYVFDVHESDIVFTAGDVGWITGHSYVVYGPLLNGATTVVFEGTPAYPNYSRYWDIVDKYKVNIFYVAPTALRLLKRAGTKYIENYKLDSLRVLGSVGEPIAAEVWHWYNDNVGRGKAHIVDTYWQTESGSHLMCPLAGVTPTKPGSCSLPFFGIVPKILDPVNGHELNENDVEGVLAIKNAWPSITRGIFNDYSRYIDTYLKPYPNHYFSGDGAARDKDGFYWILGRVDDVVNVSGHRLSTAEIEAALIEHELVGESAVVGYADDLTGQAVAAYVSLKSTVKVDDVEAVKKELILTVRKEIGPFAAPKLILLVDDLPKTRSGKIMRRILRKVLAGEEDQLGDISTLSNPGVVEQIINVVKSAKK; this is translated from the coding sequence ATGGTTGAGTCTCACGTCACTCTTGACCACGAAAAAATGCAATTGCCCCCCGATGGGTTTAAGGAGAGGTCTACTGAAAAGCCCAATTTggcttcttttgaagagTATCAAACCTTGTACAAAGAATCAGTTGAGGacccttcttctttctttggtaaAATGGGTctgaagtttttggattGGGAGAGGCCCTTTGACCTTGCTAGGTATCCTGTATCTACTGaaaatgatttcaaacacGGTGATATTCCTTCTTGGTTCATTAACGGTAAATTGAATGCATCTTATAACACGGTTGACAGATGGGCTTTTAAAAACCCCAACAAACCGGCGATTATTtatgaaggtgatgaacCTGATCAAGGAAGGATCATCACCTACGGggaattgttgaaagatgTTTCCAAAATGGCCCAATGCTTGACCAAATTGGGTGTTAAAAAGGGTGATTCTGTTGCAGTTTACTTGCCTATGATTCCTGAAGCCATTGTTACCTTGTTGGCAATCGTCAGAATTGGTGCTATCCACTCGGTGGTGTTTGCTGGTTTTAGTTCATCCTCTTTGAAGGACAGAATCTTGGATGCCAATTCCAAGATTGTTGTTACTGCTGATGAATCCAAAAGAGGAGGTAAGACTATtgaaaccaagaagattgTTGACGATGCATTAAAGCAGTGCCCTGATGTTACCAAtgttttggttttcaagAGAACCGGAAACTCTCATGTCCCGttttttgaaggaagagatTTGTGGTGGCACAATGAGATGGACAAATATGGTCCTTATTTCCCACCAGTTCCTGTTGATAGTGAAGACCCATTGTTCCTATTGTACACTTCAGGTTCCACTGGAAAACCAAAAGGTGTTCAGCACAATACGGCTGGTTACTTGTTGGGTGCAATGTTAACAACCAAGTACGTCTTTGATGTACATGAGTCTGACATTGTTTTCACCGCTGGTGATGTCGGTTGGATTACTGGTCATTCCTATGTTGTGTATGGTCCATTATTGAATGGTGCTACAACTGTGGTGTTCGAGGGTACACCAGCTTATCCGAACTATTCAAGATACTGGGATATCGTTGACAAGTACAAGGTCAATATTTTCTATGTGGCTCCTACTGCATTGAGGTTATTGAAGAGAGCTGGTACCAAGTACATTGAAAATTACAAATTGGATAGCTTAAGAGTCTTGGGATCTGTTGGTGAACCAATTGCTGCTGAAGTTTGGCATTGGTATAACGATAATGTTGGTAGAGGAAAGGCCCACATTGTTGATACCTACTGGCAAACCGAGTCAGGATCTCACTTGATGTGTCCCTTGGCTGGTGTCACTCCTACTAAGCCCGGTTCTTGTTCATTGCCATTCTTTGGTATTGTACCTAAGATCTTAGATCCTGTTAATGGTCAtgaattgaatgaaaatgaTGTGGAAGGAGTTTTGGCAATCAAAAATGCATGGCCTTCGATCACCAGAGGAATTTTCAATGACTATAGTAGATATATTGATACTTATTTGAAGCCTTACCCTAATCACTATTTCAGTGGAGATGGTGCTGCTAGAGACAAGGATGGATTCTACTGGATCTTAGGTagagttgatgatgtggTCAATGTTAGTGGCCATAGATTGTCAACTGCTGAAATTGAGGCTGCTTTGATCGAACATGAATTGGTGGGAGAATCTGCAGTAGTTGGTTATGCTGATGACTTGACTGGTCAAGCTGTTGCTGCTTATGtttcattgaaatcaactgTTAAAGTTGACGACGTTGAAGCTGTTAAGAaagaattgattttgactgTCAGAAAAGAAATTGGCCCATTCGCAGCtcccaagttgattttattAGTTGATGATTTGCCAAAGACTAGGTCTGGAAAGATCATGAGAAGAATTTTGAGAAAAGTCTTAgcaggagaagaagatcaatTAGGTGATATTTCTACTTTATCCAACCCAGGAGTGGTTGAACAAATTATCAATGTTGTCAAGTCTGCTAAGAAATAA
- a CDS encoding uncharacterized protein (EggNog:ENOG503P56Z; COG:S), with translation MSGVITLKLTSLLIRTISKPVANAIKFQSRQSPFLKTNFVRFGQFINKIDMKLRNNSNVKVRPLNDNKAIELGSNFLSELFVFSIAAGLIIYESVKPKKSVSQPVEIPPKAEGATGSINKSTSKADPKPQEPQKSKVKDTKVDDETNSKWIGKVEELQTTVSTLAQEVSQLKSQNSTILEELKQLKPVNSTISHVNKQ, from the coding sequence ATGAGCGGAGTAATAACGCTAAAACTTACAAGCCTTTTAATTCGGACGATATCCAAGCCGGTTGCCAATGCCATAAAGTTCCAATCACGGCAATCGCCATTCTTGAAGACCAACTTCGTCCGGTTTGGtcaattcatcaacaaaattgaTATGAAACTTCGTAACAACTCAAATGTCAAAGTTAGACCCTTAAATGATAATAAGGCCATCGAGTTGGGTAGTAACTTTCTTAGTGagttgtttgtgttcaGCATTGCGGCGGGACTTATTATATATGAGTCGGTAAAGCCCAAGAAACTGGTGTCCCAACCAGTGGAGATACCTCCAAAGGCAGAAGGAGCTACAGGTAGTATAAATAAAAGCACTTCCAAGGCGGATCCCAAGCCCCAAGAACCACAGAAATCAAAGGTTAAAGACACtaaagttgatgatgagacTAACTCCAAGTGGattggaaaagttgaagagctCCAAACAACGGTGAGTACGTTGGCACAAGAAGTGAGTCAGTTAAAGAGTCAGAACTCAACTATCCTTGAGGAGTTAAAGCAATTGAAACCTGTAAATAGCACTATTAGTCATGTAAATAAGCAATAG
- the HTZ1 gene encoding histone H2A.Z (COG:B; EggNog:ENOG503P342), with amino-acid sequence MSGKGKVHGGKGKSSEAAKNTTSHSARAGLQFPVGRVKRYLKRTAQNKIRVGSKSAIYLTAVLEYLTAEVLELAGNAAKDLKVKRITPRHLQLAIRGDEELDNLIKATIAFGGVLPHINKALLLKVEKKQKK; translated from the coding sequence ATGTCTGGTAAAGGTAAAGTACATGGAGGAAAAGGTAAATCCTCTGAGGCCGCTAAGAATACCACTTCCCATTCCGCCAGAGCTGGTTTGCAATTCCCAGTGGGTAGAGTCAAGAGatatttgaagagaacCGCCCAAAACAAAATTAGAGTAGGATCCAAGTCTGCTATCTACTTAACTGCTGTCTTGGAATATTTAACTGCCGAAGTCTTGGAGTTGGCTGGTAATGCTGCTAAAGATTTGAAGGTTAAGAGAATCACCCCTAGACACTTACAATTGGCCATCAGaggagatgaagaattagacaacttgatcaaggccACAATTGCTTTCGGTGGTGTTTTGCCACATATCAACAAGGCCTTGTTATTGAAGGTTGAaaagaagcaaaagaaATGA